The Biomphalaria glabrata chromosome 7, xgBioGlab47.1, whole genome shotgun sequence region CAAACTGACTCACATACCAACAATAACTTGTTATTTTCTTCAGGGGATGTCACTGCGTGCCAATGctattatcttctctttttggaaaaagaataaaattctaCCGATGGTTCTCAATTATATAGTCAAGTGACAACCAGATTAAAGTGgaattgaatttttttgttttccttgaaaaaaagaaatagcgaGATTATTGGGTTTGAGAGTAGTAGCAGAAAGATGGCTGATGGGGTCACGTGATAGAGACACTGAATGACGTGTACAAATGGTGTGCAGTTGTCGTATAGGAACTTGTATTGATTTTAGTTCATGACCTGTGGCGCTGGACAAGTGCCTTTGATTATATTAGGGCATGTGTTTCTTTACAAGTTGAGAGTTCTAGATCTTAGTTCTGTTTCAAGCTGGTCTGAAATAGAGGAATGTATGGCAGGGTGTGTTTTGCAATTGTACGACAGTTAGAGATTGAGTAAACAGTGAAACATCTTCAAGTGAAATATTATTATCAATAggcaataaatatataaaagtgTAAACCAAGGTTTGGTGGGCGaggtggcagagtggttaagcgcttggcttccaaacctggagtcctgggttcgaatcttgatgaaggctgggattttttaatttcatatttttagggcgtctctgagtccacccaactctaatgggtacccgactttagttggggaaagtaaaaggcggttggtcgttgtgctggccacacgaaaCCCTGcacgttaaccgttggccatagaaacagatgaccttaacatcgtctgtcccatagatcgcaaggtctgaaaggggaaactttactttttttaaaccaaggtttgtctcacacaaaaaaacaacaactttttaaaaatactataaGCGAGTAAATATCAATGTCCATATTGAAAATGTTGCTTTTAAAACTCTTTACAATTTTCTAAAGTCTGcaatcatttgttttgttttcttctaaaCGATAAAAAAGATAAACCAACTAAATGATAATAAAAGAGGAAAAAAGTTAAAGagcgaaagagaaaagagagatagagaaaaagagagaaaaaagaagatgaaagaGGGATGAAAAGGAAATGGAtaaagcaagagagagagagagagagagaaatgaaaacagaaaataaaagaagaaaagagaaaagagagagagagagtgaaaataaaatagagatAGAGTAAAAGAGAGGCAGAAAATAAACGAGGGatatagataaagagagagacaaaaataaacgagagatagagataaagagagagaatataaacgagagatagagataaagagagaaacagaaaataaacgagagatagagataaagagagagacaaaaataaacgagagatagagataaagagagagacaaaaaaaaacgagagatagagataaagagagagacagaaaataaacaagagatagagataaagagagagaaaataaacgAGAGATAgggataaagagagagagagacagaaaaaaaacgagagatagagagaaagagagaaagaaaatgagaaatacataaatagagagaaagaacggCATCAAGCCTGAATCACAACTTGATGGCTTTAATTGgcacataaaaaataattgggTCTTCGCGCACTCTACCCCTACCTCCGCAGCCATCTGCAACATGGACATTGCGATGACAACCTGTCATTGTCCCTCCCAAAATTAAGGGTcatcttccttttctttttttcctattccattttttttttgttcaggaaACCTTCCAATCATTCTAAAGCTTCCCTTTTGAAATATCGCAATTTGATTGGCTGGACCTGCCatacatttcaaaatataacGAGGGAAAACTGACTTGGAGGGGAGAGAACTGCCAGCAGAATTGGGAAGAACGAGACAGCTGTAAAGAAAGACGAGGGTTTGTTATTTAGTTATTGTTGTATGCTTATGATATTGACattcattataaaacattttttttccttttcctttGCTGTTAAAAGGTCATTATATTTTCTTaaccataactttttttttctacattataAGTTATAAGGCCAATCTATGACAGTTTCTTTGCATATGGTATTGTTAGGACAATacatgactttttttctttcaaatgagTAACGAATACTAAAATAGTGTTTTGACTGATAGTTTTATGAAATATactatatttgattttttactttttgtgtataataatttaatatttttattatttaagacAATTCATGTTATATTCGGATAGATGTTATGTTTAATTGAGTTCAGAAGTATATTTTTGCATCTATAACAaacacaatatttttaaaaatccttttaaaaaaaaaaagcatatctaATGGGAAGAACCCCCCACTTACAGCTATATctttcaataatgtacaagttattttccttatttgatatcaaacaaaataattaattaccaataatttattgactaataaggtttttttaaaaattgattcatgttttgttaggtacaataattaattacgtaAAGTCTCAATTCGATCCTCAAACGATCATTACCCCCCGAGCGCAACGTTGAGATTGAGAACCATTGCCCGGGCTAAAGAATATTCAAAGAAAAGGGTTGAGAAGTATTGTAACTTCTTTATAAGAGATCATTAACAAAGACATTATGGGATATTGTAGTTTATTGTTGatcataatcatttttttaatgcaaggGAAGTCTGCTTTACAATTGTGCAAAaattgtttaactctttctctcctaactgacgataccagcgttgattccaccagaatgtggtaaataattacggagagaaagagttaacaatatCGAAAATAATCTTTTCTCTTTGTAGAGTTAGAGCCAGTCCTTCAAGCTAGaagtacatttaaaaatattaatttcatcAAATTGAATTCATTGATACTATCTATACTAACAACAGCACGATTGGAATGGcagactacaaaaaaaaaagcaagctcAACTCCACTCTACCCCACCCTCTCCAAAACGCCAGATTAACTATCGTGATTCATATTAAGAAAATATCACCTGAAGTACCTGTCCAACTGGATCATATGGTAACCCCAAAACCAACAAGTGGAAGATATATCTGTCCTATAATCTCTGGGCCCCCATGCACGTAATATCTCCATACCTCGACCTACAACCATTTTCTAGACCCAGAGAgacaataagaaatttaaaaaaaaattaaaacattctacAGAATTTCATATTAGATCTAATCTTGAGTAATTAAACAGGATCATAGAATACATAGATAATCTTTAAAGATAGTCTTTTGCTGGGTTTTCCCGGTTATTATAACTCGAGCTTTGAAACACGACATTTGTTTTAGCAAAATGAAATATGTGTGTGGTTCTTCCTATTCAAACAGATCGTTAATccgaaattaaatttatttttttttttgcttaatcCCCTCCAGAGATTGTCAGGACGTCgatattttgtttggttagaGATCAATTTTTCAAGATTTCACAAAACAAGGTCAAGATCATTCGTGGATAATCTGACATATTCTGTTTAGAGATTAACGCAGAGAATACAATATTACCGCGTCATCAAAAGTTGCCGGGAACGTGCCGAGACAGCGCTTTCTTGTCATATCTTCTTAGTGCCTGAGACATTAGGGTGCCGGGTGgtttgataaattataaataatatcaAAGCACTGTAGAATACATACATCATTTATACTGATAACATTacgcaaataaataaataaataagcactttttctttctcatATATTGTTAAGATTTAATATATATCTGTTTCTATcagtatttttacaaaacttataatgAACTTAgtctgtctgtcgggtaaaaagtttgaacatgttatttctcccatacctaATCTCGGATCACTTTGAAAGtttgctcaattatttcttgtacctgacaaaacaagaataaatttaaaaaattaaccaattagttaattaactattgtaaattaataattatatttggTATCATACAAGGGTAAGAAATCGTAcatgactgatgtggtggtataagctgactTTGTCCCCTTGTGGAGGCTTCAGCCCTGAGTTCGATATTCAAGTTGTACAAGAAATGGTCGGGTGAATAGAAGTCGGGACATTCCCGAAACTGTCAGCGAAGATGATAGTGTCGCACTAAGAACGTGGGTGTCATGGGTTCGATCCTCATACTGGCCAACCAATGGACTATAATTCGATCATGTAACAAATTAACATTTGGTCCAGAAGAAAATCTTGTTGCGAATATGTTCTGTTAGCCAATATTCGCCATGTACAAAGTGAGCCTTTCGGAATAGTACGCGACATTTTAGCGCAGCCTTTTTGGCGCAAACTGTTTTGGCGCGAGAAGTTCTAACGATAAttaataaaacacaaattttttaaataatgaacattgttttttttttttttgtttcattgtgcTATACTATTTATACattctccaccccccccccctcttttcccagcccccaaaaaatgttttaataattttgaCCATTAAGAACTACGGATGGCTGTGGCTGCCTTGTCGTTTGGTATGTGCTCGTGACATGTTATCTCAATTGTTCTGGGTTTAAATCATGCCCGTCTCAATCCCCTGCCTTCCTGTGACTATATAGGATAGGGTGTAATAATTCTATGggaaaaaaactgaaacaaataGAACATAGAAACTGTGAAAGGTCAGATTACTAAGAACATACACActaccctcctccccccccccctcccaattttttttttagttggaggTATTTCAAATCATTTTTGTGTGCGCTAAATATTAcaatacttttttattatttcgttttaagATAATATTAAAAGCCACGAACACATTATAATGCCAGagatataataattaatacacACCAAGTTTAAATCCAAAATCTTAtgtacaaaatgaaaaaaaaaactaaacttttgTTAGCGCAaatgaattttgtttataaaataggTCATTTCGTTTTAATTTCTAAATGTCTTCTTCTGTGACAATGGTTAGCGTTTCGTTAATAGCCTTTGCTGCAATTTTTCATCATGTTTATGGTGAAATAGTTGTTGGATCTGTAGCGTTAAACTCAGGAGTATTTGATAAgataatacaaaaacacaaggCTGTATTAGTCAAATTTGATGAAACATATCCTTATGGGAAGAAACAAGATGTTTTCAAAGAAGTGGCCAAATCAAGTACACAGCAGCCAGAGTTATTGATAGCTGAAGTTCAAGTTGCAGATTATGGAGACAAAGACAACAGTGATCTGGCAGAAAAGTATGGTGTTAAAAAGGAGAACTTCCCAGCGTATAGACTGTTTCTTAATGGCAAATTAGATGATCCTATCAAATATACAGCTAGTGTGGAAAATGCTGATGATATCAAGAACTTTGTCATTAGGGAAACTGGTCTTTGGTTGGGTAGACCTGGATGTTTAGACTAGTTTAGAGGAATTTGATAAAATTGTCAATGAGTTTTTCACTGCACCAAAAGATAAACAAGCAGCAATTGTAGAGCAAGCAGAAAAGGCAGCAGAGAAATTAACGGATACAGCAGAGAAAACATCAGCAGATACTTATATCAAAACTATGaaaaagattttagaaaagGGAACAGATTTTGTCAAAACTGAAGTGTCGCGCATTGAAAAATTGCGTTCTGGAAAAGTCAGTGATAAGAAGAAAGAACAGCTCAGTAATAGACTTAATATTTTAACTACATTCCAGTTAAATGTCAAAGATGAACTTTAAAACTTGTTTCAAGACTTATCATTAGACTGGTTGTTGAAttctttgcatcagaactttacttttgtaaaagcttcttattttgtactcagtgttttatgttttgtttttaagagcATTAATTTATTATTCCATTACATTTGTTGACCAAATATCTTCACATCATTTTTCAAGTTGACTGTGTTGTTGATTGAAGAAGGTTATATGCATTATCATTTACTGGAATCAAAAATCCATTCATCAACATTTGATGCTCAAGCCAAGGTTTTATCTTAGCTACAATTCTACTGCCGAATACctaatttttcattcattcaatATGACTTGTAAGCTCAGCATACCTAggtattgaaataaaatgtgttagattgtatattttttattttattcttgcaGCAAATGAGTTAtaaaaaagagttttttttctgCAATAATTAACTTACAATGATtatatgttgttattttaaataactattCAGCCATAATTGGGATTATTATGGGTTTATATTTTTCTGTttgcctttttaaaattaattattgaaattatCTTATATGTGTTTAGAATGAATGCATTTTTATTCATgctagattttttatttaattagcaATACCagtatttaaatgaaaaaaaattactacctggtttttaaattaaaagttataaaaataaaaaaaaaaaataaaaaaataaaaaaatagggtgttgggggtcagggatatctgatattgtgttgattgttctggagtagagtatacttgtatcatttttctgtctttagggggttcattggttaggtagtatgtctttgatattaaataatatttctattactgttaaaaaaaaaaaaaaaaaaatagcaactcACTTTCTTCTAACGAGATCGACTCAAAACTTTTCTAGAAGAAGACCTTTCAATGCGTCTCCGCCAATGCGATTCTATAGTGACGTGAATGATAGTCCGTCCGTATTTCTCACGTCAAAACGGTAAATGTCTTCAAAGTGGCGCACCATTGTTTCATTGACGTCTTTTGCCTAAACAAAACAGGCCCACTTCAAGGCGTCCTCTTAAACTCTAGGATGCTGTTACGAAAATCAAGCTCATTACAAAGAAATGTTTCACACTTCAGTGTCGCACCATCCCGCCCCCTGACCACCGCCTCTTAGTGTAACTTTATTTGACCTGCGCTCTTCTCtgactaaaactaaaaataacgTTTTTTTCAGAAGCTCGGATTCGCAAGCATTAACAACTAATTCAATGTTCAAATGTTTGATTACGTCTaaaatgaaatggaaaaaaaaattcaactagCCGCCATTGTTTTAATCTGGGTGCTCTGGTCTTTTTAAcagaaattaattattatgttaagCTGCAATTAATCTCTCGGtcattaatttgttaatttttttttttttacaaggagATGACATTTGATGAGATTATTATGAAGAATGGCGCTTTCAGTTTTTATCCACATTTATTGAAGCATTTGTTCGTCATCCCGCCACTGTTTACTTAGCAGACGACACACGACAATAGGTGGATCAGCCAGCAGACGATAGAAAGACAATGCCCGCGGACCAATGCTCCTTATGACGATTTGATTCATTTCTCTtttattctttcattttctctctcctcCCGCTACCTCTCAGCCTCTCTCATTTCTCCCTACTCtcatcgctctctctctctctctccctctctacctCCTGGTACCGTCACCATCCGAAATGAAAGCTGGAAGATTTGGCTCTTGGCTAATGGATCTCTAATCATCAGGGCAGACGACCATGGCCCAGGGGGAGTAACTCGGGTCGCTAGTCAGCAGAAGTGATGAAATCTATTAGCAATTCATCATCACTGGCTCCGATCCTCATGGGAGCTCGGACTTCAACTGACAGCGCTAATGGGGCGGGCGGGgcgcaggggggggggcgacaaaCGTTTAGTTAAGAACTCACGTacagttcgtttttttttcctcccttcTCTGAAAATGTTTACTTAAATTACACGTGAATTGTTAGACATTTTTTGTATGTTAATTGAACTCTGGGACACCGACCtatatcaaaattaaaatcaaaCGTAGAACGCAACAAGTTTTTTGTATTGCATTGCCCACACGTATTGGCTGTGTGTGACCATTGTTTGGGAttgaaagttttttaaaaatacaatttctttggGTATATAATTGAACATGGTTGGGATCCTCTCCTCTAATTCTAGATATGGAATAGAAAGAAATTCGAAACAGGATCACTATGGTAACCATGGTTATTTGGCCCCACGATGACCTTCTGACCAGTACCCTCAGTCAGAAAACCCAAACTTAAACTGTATGGCCATATCATGAAGTCCACAAGGCTCGCAAAGACATTTCTGCATGGAACAGAACCAGgtaaagaagaaaaggcagacagagaaagcgaaggGAATGGACGGGTTTATCattaaaagagattctattcaagacagagaggaatggggAAAGACGACCGACAcgtcatgtgtggtgccccaacggtccaacagtctAAGGAATAGGTGAGAGACAAAGTTAAATGAACAAGTGATAATTCAGAACCTTAATgacaattaacaaaaaatattataaatataactgATTCGTTGAATTTGACCTTTACTAGGATTATAGATATGTTCTAACCTCAGAGATCATTCCGAATTAGTTTCTGTCTTTGTTTGGGAAATAAAGTTTTTGttgtcaaatttgtttttacttgcTCTTTGTGTCTAAAGCATTTATTGTGTCTAAGGATGTATTGCGTTTAAAGAATTTATCGtgtttaaagaatttattgtgtttaaagaatttattgtttattgtgtttaaagaatttattgtgtttaaagaatttattgtttattgtgtttaaagaatttattgtGTGTAAAGAATTTATTGtgtttaaagaatttattgtGTTTAAAGAATTTAGTGTGTTTAAAGGTTTATTGTGTTTAAAGAATTTAGTGtgtttaaagaatttattgtGTCTAAAGAATTGATTGTGTCTAAAGAATTTATTGTGTCTATAAAGAATTTATTGTGTTTAAAGAATTTAGTGTGTCTAAAGAATTGATTGTGTCTAAAGAATTTATTGtgtttaaagaatttattgtGTTTAAAGAGTTTATTGTGTCTATAAAGAATTTATTGTGTTTAAAGAATTTAGTGTGTCTAAAGAATTGATTGTGTCTAAAGAATTGATTGTGTCTAAAGAATTGATTGTGTTTAAAGAGTTCGTTGTATTTaaagagattaaacaaaaagaTAAGAAGTGCTATGCTCTTTCAATGTAGGCCTAAGTATATCGCCATTGGTTTACTGTATCTAGCCCCtacaaaatcaaaaacaaagcAGCCAAACAATATGGCCTTCTTTTCCCAACTAGAGATAGGTGGATTCTAGCCAAAAGCctctggttcggaagccgaACGCATTTCCGCTtggccaccccccccccccaaaaaaaaaaaaaaacaacatattttaagGATCATGAACTTTAAATACGCCGCAGATTTTAATCTCTGACATGATTCAATATTTAAGACACGAGTATATCAGTTGAGACTATCTTACTAGACTTGACACCTTGCAAAACAGTAAATAGTTGACCATCTTCAAAGATTACAACTAAAAGATGAGATGCCTCGTACTTCCCCAATCCCTGTTTGATCACCCGACTCTGCTCGTGACGTTATGAGACCCAGAAAATTAAGATGGATGGCGTGTTGCGTATGTGCGAGTTTCTGATGTAATCATGAGAAAAAAGTGAGCGGatgttttggttgtgtaggacgaatagattctgatgaaatcacgaGGTGGTCAGTTGAAAAAGTGAGCGGatgttttggttgtgtaggacgaatagattttgatgaaatcACGAGGTGGTCAGTTGAAAAAGTGAGCGGatgttttggttgtgtaggacgaatagattctgatgaaatcacgaGGTGGTCAGTTGAAAAAGTGAGCGGatgttttggttgtgtaggacgaatagattctgatgaaatcacgaGGTGGTCAGTTGAAAAAGTGAGCGGatgttttggttgtgtaggacgaatagattctgatgaaatcacgaGGTGGTCAGTTGAAAAAGTGAGCGGatgttttggttgtgtaggacgaatagattttgatgaaatcACGAGGTGGTCAGTTGAAAAAGTGAGCGGatgttttggttgtgtaggacgaatagattctgatgaaatcacgaGGTGGTCAGTTGAAAAAGTGAGCGGatgttttggttgtgtaggacgaatagattttgatgaaatcACGAGGTGGTCAGTTGAAAAAGTGAGCGGatgttttggttgtgtaggacgaatagattctgatgaaatcacgaGGTGGTCAGTTGAAAAAGTGAGCGGatgttttggttgtgtaggacgaatagattttgatgaaatcACGAGGTGGTCAGTTGAAAAAGTGAGCGGatgttttggttgtgtaggacgaatagattttgatgaaatcACGAGGTGGTCAGTTGAAAAAGTGAGCGGatgttttggttgtgtaggaCGAGGTGGTCTGTTAGGAAGTTCAAGTTGACAAAAACGGGTCTGAAAGTTGAAAAGAAGAGACTTCGCGAGAAACTACTTACAGAAAAGACGAGCCGTTTTAGTGAGTTGTATCTTGTTTAAATCATCCTTTCATTGTGTTTCTACATAAATCCTATTTTCAagtttatttatacattaaataaaagttattgTCCATTTTGTTTGAAGGGAAGCTTATTTGTGTTTAGTTAAGATTTACATTAAGAATATAATACACCTGCGTTGGTTTATGTgaactagctgtttggagctacaaaccaacgaccgaaaaaaaaaaacattaactgaTTCTTCGtcattgtgtaaaaaaaaaaaaagaaacaaataaaaataccaaaagTCGTAAACAATGATTGTGTGCGTCcgtgtgtctgtctgtttctGCTCGTGTGCATGtacgtctgtgtgtgtgtgtgctcgaGTGTGTGTTTTATAGCAGACATTTGAATGTGAACATTTCCATCCATTCTCTAGTCTGTCAGAAGATCAACACCAAAAGTCGTTAGCAGCCCAATCATGgctattataatagtatctcTTCCAACGTGCCGGGGCAACAAAACGTCATATCAAGGGGCTTATGTCTCACTCGAGCGCCCCAAccaacagcccccccccccaatgccTCGAAAATCAAACTTTCGAACTGGTGTTTGTCGCTTGAGAAGATTTAAAGACACAataaaccgaaaaaaaaaagtttagaagaAGCAATagcttgagaaaaaaaaaaagggcgagTTTAAATTTTTCGCCTCCCCACGAACAAGTCAAGAGAAGGGCGCCAAGAAAGATGTCTTTAAGCTGgatgggggtggggtgggggggggggtcatatgAAAAAGGTCTCAGCCAaacttcaaacatttttttttgcaagacaAAAACGTGTAAGACTAGGAAGctaatattttttctctctccctctgtttGTCGTTGTTCTTCGCTTCCATTTCTTGTGCTCGGCTTGAAGTGATGTCCAAAAATGGTCTGGGGTCATCATCTGGAAGAAAACTGAAATTGAAGGGGGGAGAtcatgaaaagagaaaaaaaatgggggggaggggaaggtCAACAAGCCAATGCGAGCATCgctttgtatgtgtgtgcgtgcgtaGAGGGGAAGGAGAGCTGTTGGGCCTGAAGTATCGGAATGGAAAAGGCACATGTTGGTAGAATTCTAGTTCTATGTGCTTTGAAAGTTTAAAATTCTGACGCGTTCCattcaaagggaaaaaaaacaaactcgaTTGACAAGAGCATGCAGGGTTTTTTTCATACGTAATACATGGGTTATCCCCCCTGAGACTTCATGTTCAATGTCCCGTACAGATCAAGTGAACTAGAGAATTCGGCCTGTCCAGTCCATGGTAAAACTATTACATctgaattattaaaaaaatattaggcctaatatttatttaatataaatccATTAGTTACTAGatttgaaaaatgttaaataataaaatttaatagttttttaaagtaactcTGTTAAAGCCATACTTATTATTTGGAAAAAGGATTTTCTTATCTAAACTTGGCTGAACATTTCTCAATCGAAATCTATTTTGACTATAGAATCAGGCATTCTTATGTACCATTTAAAGGCCtcttgaaataaacattttttaatttaaaaattgcatTACCATATCTCCCAATACAAAACAGAATGATGGTTTTCCGAAACCGCATAATAAATCTCCAATCTATTTCAAATGTTTTGACTACCATAACAGAACAAGACTTTCATACTAGTTCTACTAATCATAAGATAATGATAAATAATACAGATCTACACCTTGATGAACAAGCTATAAGGAAACATAAAAAGAATTCAGATATGCACGAAGTAACAAGAAGACATCGATCTCACTAGTATTGATCTTGGATCGATAGTACCGTGGTCCAAGGCATACGGTTGGTTTGCATGCAAGAACCCCGCTTCAGACCTCATCACTTGTGATTCGACATAAAATTTTCATCCACGAGCCAGGAGGGGGATTAGCGAGGCCCAAGCTTTTTGCCCTTGGGGTGAAGGGGGAAGGGAGGGGGTAGAAAGGACAAGGTCCTATTTTGCCCTTTATTAATTGACCAAACAAGGGAGGATAACTGCCGTGTTCCTGTACGGCTCAATGCAGAAATCTCTACGGGGGTCAGACAAGAGAGATTACTCCGGAATAAGGGAGAGAAATTTGATTTATACAATTTGAATAACTTGTAATGCTTGGTATTGGGACACGTTCTATCGGAGGTATTAAGTCTGGACTACTCGTCTGCTTGTCTTGGGCGATACTCGCTTGGCAAGGCGAAGACCTGGTATTGGCCTCTCGCACTAGACCATAATCCTTCACTATCATCTCAGGTTTGatactcgcccccccccctctttttcccCCAAGAAACACACAGTCATAAAACATTTCGATTTTAGATCTCATATGGCCCATTAGaattttacgtttttttttgttattcagcTTTGATTGGTTGGAATTTGAATGTAGGAGTGGAATGGGAGTAATATAGATTGACTTGTGTGTCTTTGTCtac contains the following coding sequences:
- the LOC106069990 gene encoding LOW QUALITY PROTEIN: endoplasmic reticulum resident protein 29-like (The sequence of the model RefSeq protein was modified relative to this genomic sequence to represent the inferred CDS: deleted 1 base in 1 codon; substituted 1 base at 1 genomic stop codon) codes for the protein MSSSVTMVSVSLIAFAAIFHHVYGEIVVGSVALNSGVFDKIIQKHKAVLVKFDETYPYGKKQDVFKEVAKSSTQQPELLIAEVQVADYGDKDNSDLAEKYGVKKENFPAYRLFLNGKLDDPIKYTASVENADDIKNFVIRETGLWLGRPGCXTSLEEFDKIVNEFFTAPKDKQAAIVEQAEKAAEKLTDTAEKTSADTYIKTMKKILEKGTDFVKTEVSRIEKLRSGKVSDKKKEQLSNRLNILTTFQLNVKDEL